One Cohnella candidum genomic region harbors:
- a CDS encoding glycoside hydrolase family 76 protein — protein sequence MKRRNLWIWITVPVAVLTIAAAVFGKASWAEGMFQHRSSVWSERAELAQDELSASFWDGKRKLYNNASPCILQLCTDPFNYWWLAHVVDLSVDGYLRTGATSYKERIQDLYDGILSRNAGVWPNDYYDDMAWMGLAWLRAFDAVGDDKYKAAALALWEDIKGGWNEEMGGGIAWRKEQTDYKNAPANAPSAILAARLYARFGNKDDLAWAERIYQWEKNNLVDPDTGLVWDGMNRNGDGLIDKDWTFTYNQGTFIGAGVELYRATKKDAYLEDAAKTADYAADRMASPTTGMLPSEGDGDGALFKGVLVRYWGELVREKPGNEKWLNLLRRNAESLWEQGRKNDRPLFGLSWSQTPDDVVPLSADISGTALLEVMASLEKQGWL from the coding sequence GTGAAGCGAAGGAATCTCTGGATTTGGATAACGGTGCCGGTCGCGGTGCTTACGATCGCGGCTGCGGTGTTCGGGAAGGCAAGTTGGGCGGAAGGCATGTTCCAGCACCGCTCATCGGTTTGGAGCGAGCGGGCGGAGCTTGCGCAAGATGAACTCTCGGCATCTTTCTGGGACGGGAAGAGGAAGCTTTACAACAACGCTTCCCCCTGCATCCTTCAGTTGTGCACGGATCCTTTCAATTATTGGTGGTTGGCGCATGTGGTAGATTTGTCCGTCGACGGCTATTTGCGGACGGGAGCAACGAGCTACAAGGAGCGGATTCAGGATTTGTACGACGGGATCTTGAGCCGAAACGCCGGCGTGTGGCCGAACGATTATTACGACGACATGGCCTGGATGGGGCTGGCTTGGCTTCGGGCATTCGATGCCGTCGGGGACGACAAGTACAAGGCGGCCGCTCTGGCTCTCTGGGAAGACATCAAGGGAGGATGGAACGAGGAAATGGGCGGCGGCATCGCCTGGCGCAAGGAACAGACGGATTACAAAAACGCGCCGGCTAATGCGCCTTCCGCGATTTTAGCCGCCCGTCTGTACGCAAGGTTCGGAAATAAGGACGATCTGGCTTGGGCGGAACGGATCTATCAGTGGGAGAAAAACAACCTGGTTGACCCGGACACCGGCCTTGTTTGGGATGGGATGAACCGGAACGGCGACGGCCTGATCGACAAGGATTGGACTTTCACTTACAACCAAGGCACCTTCATCGGGGCCGGCGTCGAATTGTACCGGGCGACGAAGAAAGACGCCTACTTGGAAGACGCGGCCAAAACCGCCGACTATGCAGCCGACCGGATGGCGAGTCCCACAACCGGCATGCTCCCTTCCGAGGGGGACGGAGACGGGGCTCTCTTCAAAGGCGTGCTTGTCCGGTATTGGGGAGAGCTTGTTCGGGAGAAACCGGGTAACGAAAAATGGTTGAACCTGCTTCGCCGGAACGCGGAAAGCTTGTGGGAGCAAGGAAGGAAGAATGACCGCCCGTTATTCGGGCTGTCCTGGAGCCAGACGCCGGACGATGTCGTCCCTTTAAGCGCGGATATCAGCGGAACGGCATTGC
- a CDS encoding carbohydrate ABC transporter permease: MALFYLVSIAIAAVMFLPFLWSLITSLKPSEDIFTFPIQWIPSKLTLEHYKSAFTTVPFGLYFWNSLVLAVAGVLANLFFGSLSGYAFAKLPFRLNKPLFRVLLLAMMIPGIVTMIPSFYVLRHIPFAGGNDWLGGGGNGLLNTFWGIILPGASGSFAVFFMRQFFLTLPNDMMEMARIEGCREFRIFWNIYLPLTKPALATLGIFTFQAGWNSFLWPMIVLNDPNKATIQMGLQAFSYNHQTDFGPMMAGALIAVFPILVLFLLLQKYFVQGIAFSGVKG, encoded by the coding sequence ATGGCGTTGTTTTATCTCGTCAGCATCGCCATCGCGGCCGTCATGTTCTTGCCTTTCTTGTGGAGCCTGATCACATCGCTCAAGCCGAGCGAAGACATTTTCACGTTTCCCATCCAATGGATTCCATCGAAGCTGACCTTGGAGCATTATAAATCCGCCTTCACGACGGTTCCGTTCGGGCTCTATTTTTGGAATTCTCTCGTTCTGGCGGTCGCCGGCGTGCTGGCGAATTTGTTTTTCGGTTCGCTCAGCGGCTACGCGTTCGCCAAGCTGCCGTTCCGGCTGAACAAGCCGCTATTCCGGGTGCTGCTGTTGGCCATGATGATCCCGGGCATCGTGACGATGATTCCGAGCTTCTACGTGCTGAGGCACATCCCGTTCGCCGGAGGCAACGATTGGCTCGGCGGGGGCGGCAACGGTCTCCTGAACACGTTTTGGGGAATCATCCTGCCCGGCGCGTCCGGTTCTTTCGCCGTCTTTTTCATGCGCCAGTTCTTCCTTACGCTGCCGAACGACATGATGGAAATGGCGCGGATCGAAGGCTGCCGGGAGTTCCGGATTTTCTGGAACATCTACCTGCCCTTAACCAAACCGGCGCTCGCCACGCTGGGGATTTTCACCTTCCAGGCCGGATGGAACAGCTTCCTGTGGCCCATGATCGTGCTGAACGATCCGAACAAAGCCACCATCCAGATGGGGCTTCAGGCTTTCTCGTACAATCATCAGACAGACTTCGGACCGATGATGGCGGGGGCGTTGATCGCGGTCTTTCCGATCCTCGTGTTGTTCCTGCTGCTCCAAAAATATTTCGTTCAGGGCATCGCCTTCAGCGGCGTGAAAGGATAA
- a CDS encoding carbohydrate ABC transporter permease, giving the protein MASAGKLHRHQARTAYLFITPTMLLFLIFTVIPVFMAFYLSFTNYDVLSHMDWAGWDNYRRLWQDSLYWLTFKNVLYYSVIFVPLNILISIGLGVLMNQRLRGIRLFRTLNYLPTLTSAVAAATVWVWLLHPEYGLVNGLLSYLGINGPAWLAQTETAMMSIILVTLWQSVGSNMVIYIAGLQGIPDYLYESAKLDGANAFQRFRYITWPQLRPTTFLVSTMSIIGALQLFDQAFVLTQGGPGNVTKTPVYLIYQQGFNQLQMGYASAQAFVLAIAILVFSFINMRLNKSEEPVV; this is encoded by the coding sequence ATGGCTTCCGCGGGAAAACTTCATCGCCACCAAGCCAGAACGGCTTATTTGTTCATCACGCCTACCATGCTGCTTTTCCTGATTTTTACCGTCATCCCGGTGTTCATGGCCTTTTATCTCAGTTTCACGAATTATGACGTGCTCAGCCACATGGATTGGGCGGGATGGGACAACTACAGGCGGCTATGGCAAGACAGCCTGTATTGGCTGACGTTCAAGAACGTCCTGTATTACTCGGTCATTTTCGTTCCGCTCAATATCCTCATTTCGATCGGTCTGGGCGTGCTGATGAATCAAAGACTCAGGGGCATTCGCCTGTTCCGCACGTTGAACTACCTGCCGACGCTCACCTCCGCGGTCGCTGCCGCGACGGTATGGGTGTGGCTGCTCCACCCGGAATACGGCCTCGTCAATGGGCTGCTTTCTTACTTGGGAATTAACGGTCCGGCTTGGCTCGCGCAAACCGAAACGGCGATGATGTCCATTATCCTGGTGACCCTGTGGCAATCCGTGGGGTCCAATATGGTGATTTATATCGCGGGATTGCAGGGCATTCCCGACTATCTGTACGAATCGGCGAAGCTCGACGGGGCGAACGCTTTCCAGCGCTTTCGTTACATCACGTGGCCTCAGCTTCGTCCGACGACGTTCCTGGTGAGCACGATGTCCATCATCGGCGCCCTCCAGTTGTTCGACCAGGCTTTCGTGCTGACGCAAGGAGGGCCGGGCAACGTCACCAAAACGCCGGTCTATTTGATTTACCAACAGGGCTTCAACCAGCTGCAAATGGGATACGCTTCAGCGCAAGCGTTCGTGCTGGCGATTGCCATCCTCGTTTTTTCTTTCATCAACATGCGGTTGAACAAGTCGGAAGAGCCGGTCGTATGA
- a CDS encoding ABC transporter substrate-binding protein, whose protein sequence is MQQRIIKREAFYVKKWLSVASLILTATVALSACGSSGGGDKSSAPASSSGSSASASETSSGKPVELTFWGDWGGEGQKQFETMVDAFNKSQDKIKVKYVLQQDMITKFLTAATSGGSPDILFWDRWRTSLYAPKGVLHPIDDFMAKDGLNKGDFYDEALKELSYQDKLYGLPLTVDARALFYNKKLLSDAGITNPPATWDELEQAAIKTTKWDGNKLLVSGFSLGDNGLFNMYLQQAGGTMLTDDGKTNFNNEKGKAVLAYWDKLLNTDKVYKVGFEQGLGEGTDAFATGKLAMTYTGPWMLTTYKKYGKDLDFGVVPPPAGPNGDKGSVMGGFGLVVPEGSKHQQEAWEFIKWWTANKDNALLWAKTSLNIPGYKPALEDPFFKDDPLWKPFLDTLEFAKIRPQHPGYSVMEGDALVPNLQLFQQKKQDADTTLKKAQQRGDQLLQDNAQAK, encoded by the coding sequence ATGCAACAACGGATCATAAAAAGGGAGGCATTTTACGTGAAAAAATGGCTTTCAGTGGCATCGCTAATCCTTACGGCAACCGTCGCGCTTTCCGCTTGCGGAAGCTCGGGCGGCGGGGATAAAAGTTCAGCGCCGGCTTCTTCTTCCGGTTCGTCTGCAAGCGCTTCCGAAACTTCGTCGGGTAAACCCGTCGAATTGACCTTTTGGGGCGATTGGGGTGGAGAAGGGCAGAAGCAATTCGAGACGATGGTCGACGCCTTCAACAAATCGCAGGACAAAATCAAGGTCAAATACGTGCTGCAACAAGACATGATCACCAAATTTCTGACGGCGGCAACCTCCGGGGGTTCTCCCGATATTCTGTTCTGGGACCGTTGGCGCACCTCGCTTTACGCTCCGAAAGGAGTCCTGCATCCGATTGACGATTTCATGGCCAAAGACGGCCTGAATAAAGGCGACTTCTACGACGAAGCGCTCAAAGAGCTTTCCTATCAGGATAAGCTGTACGGACTTCCGCTCACGGTTGACGCCCGGGCATTGTTTTACAACAAAAAGCTGTTGTCCGACGCCGGCATTACCAACCCTCCTGCCACGTGGGATGAATTGGAGCAGGCGGCGATTAAGACGACCAAATGGGACGGCAACAAGCTGCTCGTTTCCGGATTCTCCCTCGGCGACAACGGATTGTTCAACATGTATCTGCAGCAGGCCGGCGGAACGATGCTCACCGACGACGGGAAAACGAATTTCAACAATGAGAAGGGCAAAGCGGTTCTTGCCTACTGGGACAAACTGTTGAACACCGACAAAGTCTACAAAGTGGGTTTCGAGCAAGGGCTCGGAGAAGGCACGGACGCCTTCGCGACCGGCAAATTGGCGATGACCTATACCGGACCTTGGATGCTGACCACGTATAAGAAATACGGCAAAGACCTCGATTTCGGAGTCGTTCCTCCGCCGGCAGGCCCGAACGGCGACAAAGGAAGCGTCATGGGAGGCTTCGGCCTCGTCGTCCCGGAAGGATCCAAGCACCAGCAAGAAGCTTGGGAATTCATCAAATGGTGGACGGCCAACAAGGATAACGCGCTCCTGTGGGCGAAAACGAGCTTGAACATTCCGGGCTACAAGCCGGCGCTGGAAGATCCGTTCTTCAAGGACGACCCGCTGTGGAAGCCGTTCCTGGATACGCTCGAATTCGCGAAAATCCGTCCGCAGCACCCCGGTTATTCGGTGATGGAAGGCGACGCGCTCGTTCCGAACCTTCAGCTGTTCCAGCAGAAGAAGCAGGATGCGGACACGACGCTCAAAAAAGCCCAACAACGCGGCGATCAATTGCTGCAGGATAACGCTCAAGCGAAATAA
- a CDS encoding glycoside hydrolase family 125 protein yields MSNDILNASAALARIVETVREKNADQPRIGRILEGALDNTLRTTIRRQPDGTTFVITGDIPAMWLRDSAAQVRPYLAAAAEDAGLADMIEGLVRRQAACIALDPYANAFNDGATGKGHQSDRTQMGPWLWERKYEVDSLCYPIQLAYLLWKNTGRTSHLDESFRSAVRTVLKVWKTEQNHESNSEYFFERSDCPPTDTLERGGKGTETAFTGMTWSGFRPSDDACRYGYLIPSNMFAVVVLRYLAEISRDVYRDSELAGEAGALAEEIRAGIETYGVVDHPVYGKMYAYETDGVGRHNLMDDANVPSLLSIPYLGYKPESDPVYRNTRNFILSEHNPYFYRGSAAEGIGSPHTPHRYIWHIALAMQGLTASDPEEKKRLLHLMADTEAGTSMMHEGFLADDPTQFTRPWFSWANMMFCELAMDVSGIRVRTN; encoded by the coding sequence ATGAGCAATGACATTTTGAACGCTTCCGCCGCGCTTGCCCGTATCGTCGAAACGGTCAGGGAGAAAAATGCCGATCAGCCGAGGATCGGACGAATTTTGGAGGGCGCATTGGACAACACGCTGCGTACGACGATCCGCAGACAGCCGGACGGCACGACGTTCGTCATCACCGGAGACATCCCGGCGATGTGGCTTCGGGACTCAGCAGCGCAAGTTCGCCCTTACTTGGCGGCTGCCGCGGAGGACGCCGGGTTGGCGGACATGATCGAAGGGCTGGTCCGCCGGCAAGCCGCCTGCATCGCGTTGGATCCCTACGCGAATGCCTTCAATGACGGAGCAACGGGTAAGGGGCACCAAAGCGACAGGACGCAAATGGGCCCGTGGTTATGGGAACGCAAGTACGAAGTGGATTCCTTGTGTTATCCGATTCAACTGGCCTACCTGCTCTGGAAGAACACGGGAAGGACTTCACACTTGGACGAATCGTTTCGTTCGGCAGTCCGTACGGTGCTGAAAGTCTGGAAAACCGAGCAAAATCATGAATCGAATTCGGAGTATTTTTTCGAGCGTTCGGATTGTCCGCCCACGGATACGCTTGAGCGGGGAGGCAAAGGTACCGAGACGGCGTTCACCGGCATGACCTGGTCCGGGTTTCGCCCGAGCGACGACGCATGCCGGTATGGCTATCTGATTCCGTCGAACATGTTCGCCGTCGTCGTGCTGCGATACTTAGCCGAAATCTCGCGGGACGTATACCGGGATTCGGAATTGGCGGGTGAAGCGGGCGCGTTGGCGGAGGAGATCCGGGCGGGCATCGAAACGTACGGCGTCGTCGACCATCCGGTCTACGGAAAGATGTACGCTTACGAGACGGACGGGGTGGGTCGGCACAATCTCATGGACGACGCCAACGTGCCCAGCCTGCTCTCGATCCCCTACCTGGGATACAAGCCTGAAAGCGACCCGGTTTACCGGAATACGAGGAATTTCATCTTAAGCGAGCACAATCCTTATTTTTACCGCGGAAGCGCCGCCGAGGGAATCGGAAGCCCGCATACGCCGCACCGGTACATCTGGCACATCGCGCTCGCGATGCAAGGGCTGACAGCCTCGGACCCGGAGGAGAAGAAGCGTCTTCTGCATTTGATGGCCGACACGGAAGCAGGCACGTCGATGATGCACGAAGGTTTTCTGGCCGACGATCCGACTCAGTTCACCCGGCCATGGTTTTCTTGGGCGAACATGATGTTTTGCGAGTTGGCCATGGACGTCTCGGGGATCCGAGTCCGCACGAACTGA
- a CDS encoding glycoside hydrolase family 76 protein: MRADTAQEELMYNFWNEELGIMNQLSPCGGTCNDHFVYWWHAHVIDVLADGYLRTKQRRYLERIDRVIGGVLQLNGSTLLHNYYDDMEWMALALLRVYDATGHARYLNAVRTLWESIQTAWNDHCGGGMAWKKDQPDYKNTPANAPACILAARLFQRFGHSADYDWAVRIYEWTKSRLVDEETGFVWDGMNRLGDGRIDKDWAYTYCQGVYIGAGLELYRITGRSAYMEDAVKTAQEAIRRFGGGSEQPISDEGPDDCGLFKGIFVRYLRDLYAMRPDLKVVRRTLLINAQSLWTSGRDGRGRLARSWGGPVETEVQLSAQLSGLMAFEMTASLLHEPEETSDAITRRRETPG, translated from the coding sequence ATAAGAGCAGACACGGCTCAAGAAGAACTCATGTACAACTTTTGGAACGAGGAACTCGGAATCATGAATCAACTCTCTCCATGCGGAGGGACTTGCAATGATCATTTCGTTTATTGGTGGCATGCGCACGTCATCGACGTCCTTGCCGACGGGTACCTTCGTACGAAGCAGAGACGCTATCTGGAACGCATTGACCGCGTGATCGGAGGCGTGCTGCAACTCAACGGCTCTACCCTGTTGCATAACTATTACGACGATATGGAATGGATGGCGCTGGCGCTGCTTCGGGTGTATGACGCGACCGGCCATGCACGGTACTTGAATGCGGTGCGCACGTTATGGGAGAGTATTCAAACCGCATGGAACGACCATTGCGGCGGGGGGATGGCTTGGAAGAAAGACCAGCCGGATTACAAGAACACGCCCGCGAACGCTCCCGCCTGCATTCTTGCCGCAAGGCTGTTCCAAAGGTTCGGCCATTCGGCCGATTACGATTGGGCGGTCCGAATTTATGAATGGACGAAGTCCCGCCTGGTCGACGAAGAAACCGGGTTCGTATGGGACGGCATGAACCGGCTTGGAGACGGGCGGATCGATAAGGATTGGGCGTACACCTATTGCCAGGGCGTTTACATAGGCGCCGGGCTGGAGTTGTACCGCATAACGGGCCGATCGGCTTATATGGAAGACGCCGTGAAAACGGCGCAGGAAGCGATTCGCCGGTTTGGCGGCGGTTCGGAGCAGCCGATATCGGACGAAGGTCCGGACGATTGCGGATTGTTTAAAGGGATTTTCGTTCGGTACCTTCGGGATCTGTACGCCATGAGGCCGGATCTGAAAGTAGTGAGAAGAACCCTTCTCATCAACGCCCAATCGCTGTGGACATCCGGAAGAGACGGCCGAGGCAGGCTCGCCAGGTCTTGGGGCGGCCCGGTGGAAACGGAAGTGCAGCTGAGCGCTCAACTCAGCGGCCTGATGGCATTCGAAATGACCGCGTCATTATTGCACGAGCCAGAGGAAACGAGCGACGCGATTACACGGAGGAGAGAGACACCGGGATGA
- a CDS encoding GntR family transcriptional regulator, with the protein MTGPMYERIYETLLEQIRSGKYQLGDRVPSEKELAEEFGVSRITSKKALELIAAEGWITRKPGKGSFVADPSAKPGGVTEGKPKGNGKGGKSGNKLLVGLVITDFGDSYGTGLVYGMEEASRKFDSYLILRRTFGIPSYEEEAIKGLLDAGVDGLIVFPAQGEYFNAEILKLVIDQFPLVLVDRHLKGISAGSICTDNISGAKKGIEYLFGLGHKHIGLLTPPPMDTTAVEDRIEGFIQAHAEKGIPVDRGLWIEEILSTLPSAYTEENKAKDIFKIKRHLQENPHMTALFAMEYNIAVLAREAAEQLGLSVPEDLSIICFDCPETDGTPSFTHLRQNQEEMGRQAFEHIVKLSEGQNIPNRTMLEAALIMGRSTAAAPEAALKQA; encoded by the coding sequence GTGACGGGTCCGATGTACGAACGAATATACGAGACGCTGCTTGAACAGATCCGCTCGGGCAAATATCAGCTGGGCGATCGAGTGCCATCCGAGAAGGAGCTCGCGGAGGAATTCGGCGTAAGCCGGATCACGAGCAAAAAAGCGCTGGAGCTGATCGCGGCGGAAGGCTGGATTACCCGTAAACCCGGCAAGGGTTCCTTCGTTGCGGATCCGTCCGCGAAGCCGGGAGGCGTGACGGAAGGGAAGCCGAAAGGAAACGGAAAAGGCGGGAAATCCGGGAACAAGCTCCTGGTCGGACTCGTCATTACGGATTTCGGGGACAGTTACGGTACGGGATTGGTATACGGGATGGAGGAAGCTTCCCGCAAATTCGACAGTTACCTGATCCTGAGACGTACGTTCGGCATTCCTTCTTACGAAGAAGAAGCGATCAAGGGTTTATTGGACGCCGGGGTGGACGGGTTGATCGTGTTCCCCGCGCAGGGAGAGTACTTCAATGCCGAAATTTTGAAGCTGGTCATCGACCAGTTTCCGCTCGTTTTGGTGGACCGGCATTTGAAGGGCATTTCGGCGGGGTCCATCTGCACCGATAACATCTCCGGAGCCAAAAAAGGAATCGAGTATCTATTCGGTCTCGGCCACAAGCATATTGGGTTGCTGACGCCTCCTCCCATGGATACGACGGCCGTGGAGGATCGGATCGAAGGCTTCATCCAGGCTCATGCCGAGAAGGGGATCCCCGTCGATCGGGGGCTTTGGATCGAGGAGATCCTTTCGACGCTCCCAAGCGCCTACACGGAAGAAAACAAAGCGAAGGACATTTTCAAAATCAAGAGGCACCTGCAGGAAAACCCGCATATGACCGCTTTGTTCGCCATGGAATACAACATCGCCGTGTTGGCCAGAGAGGCGGCCGAGCAATTGGGGCTTTCCGTACCCGAAGACCTGTCCATCATCTGCTTCGACTGCCCGGAGACGGACGGAACTCCATCTTTTACCCATCTGAGGCAAAATCAAGAGGAGATGGGGAGACAGGCGTTCGAGCATATCGTGAAACTCAGCGAGGGACAGAACATTCCGAACCGCACGATGTTGGAAGCCGCATTGATCATGGGACGATCCACCGCGGCCGCTCCGGAGGCCGCGCTCAAGCAAGCCTGA